The Anaerolineae bacterium genome contains a region encoding:
- the prfA gene encoding peptide chain release factor 1 yields the protein MLDKLAAVEARYNELIELMGSPQVIGNPERLMKYGQEQASLEPVAQTYQRYRDVLAQLADARAMLAEDLDDDMKTMVREEIETLTGQQQKLEQKLRLMLLPKDPNDDKNVIVEIRAGAGGDEAGLFAADLFRIYSRYAERNHWKTSVLSRHESGIGGFKEIIFQVAGQGAYSKLKYESGVHRVQRIPETESGGRIHTSTATVAVLPEMDEVEVEIDPNEVRIDVFRSSGPGGQSVNTTDSAVRLTHIPTGIIISCQDEKSQLQNRAKAFNILRARLYDEEQRRIQAEHGAARRSQVGSGDRSEKIRTYNFPQTRVTDHRIGFTSHRLESILEGEIDDFIEALSKADQEEKLKRLATT from the coding sequence ATGTTAGACAAACTTGCCGCCGTAGAGGCGCGGTATAATGAGTTGATTGAATTGATGGGCAGCCCCCAGGTAATCGGTAACCCGGAACGGCTGATGAAATATGGCCAGGAGCAAGCCAGCCTGGAGCCGGTGGCGCAAACCTACCAACGTTACCGGGACGTGTTGGCCCAACTGGCCGACGCCCGGGCCATGCTGGCCGAGGACCTGGACGACGACATGAAAACAATGGTCCGGGAAGAAATTGAAACGTTGACCGGCCAGCAGCAAAAGCTTGAGCAAAAATTGCGCCTGATGCTGCTGCCCAAAGACCCCAACGACGATAAAAACGTTATCGTTGAAATTAGGGCCGGGGCCGGCGGCGACGAGGCCGGCCTGTTTGCCGCCGACCTCTTTCGCATTTACAGCCGCTACGCCGAGCGCAACCATTGGAAAACGTCTGTGCTCAGCCGGCACGAGTCGGGCATTGGCGGCTTCAAAGAGATCATCTTTCAAGTGGCCGGCCAGGGCGCTTACTCCAAACTTAAATACGAAAGCGGCGTCCACCGGGTGCAGCGCATCCCCGAAACCGAGAGCGGCGGGCGCATCCACACTTCTACGGCCACGGTGGCCGTGCTGCCGGAAATGGACGAGGTGGAAGTGGAGATTGACCCCAACGAGGTGCGCATTGACGTGTTCCGTTCCTCCGGCCCGGGCGGGCAGAGCGTCAACACCACCGATTCGGCGGTGCGCCTCACCCACATCCCCACCGGCATTATCATAAGCTGCCAGGATGAAAAAAGCCAGTTACAAAACCGGGCCAAAGCCTTTAACATTTTGCGGGCGCGGCTGTACGATGAAGAACAACGGCGCATTCAGGCCGAGCACGGCGCGGCCCGGCGCTCCCAGGTGGGCAGCGGCGACCGCAGTGAAAAAATCCGCACCTACAACTTTCCCCAAACCCGCGTCACCGACCACCGCATTGGCTTTACCAGCCATCGCCTGGAGTCTATTCTTGAGGGCGAAATTGACGACTTTATTGAGGCGCTGAGCAAAGCCGATCAGGAAGAAAAACTAAAGAGGCTGGCCACAACGTAG